One part of the Tunicatimonas pelagia genome encodes these proteins:
- a CDS encoding nuclear transport factor 2 family protein produces the protein MKQIAVAVAIALSLIACKNETKTNDKKNDLAVETIVEKTSKEQKEIQQLITSFFNNVDERNWNEVAAKMSDSVYTDYTALGGDAGFKTPNEILTGWKAILPGFERTIHQTHNEAIWVAGNRASATLDAIATHYLKGDFWTVFVGYDTEYIKENGSWKLARIDLSLYNQAGNNELSSKAIENVKNGNIPPLVKANNTESIETFFSSLENKNLKGVLSTLEDNIIQEMPFAPNNFPKSLNGIEAMRTQYTGVMDYTQSYEREYFGTPNPNVILVKYNGTITTGEGKPYNNYYVGIYELSNNNKIQKFVEQFNPNILLNGWPGLQPETYSVHKAGAKTNSGVKLEKVNFNSNGVSLAGHLFLPPNFDSTKKYPTAIVTGSWTSVKEQMPDEYASLMAKNGFITLTFDFTGFGESEGQPRQVEDYNLKIADIKAAVDYLSHHQNVDTEQISGLGVCASSGYMAHATAQDKRIKKLILIAPWLHNPAIAKSIYDMRPNGTDGLLNAAKKAKEKYAETGEMDYVLAASELDPLSAMYVPENAFDYYLDPAKAAGAKYDNRFAVSSWEPWLTFNGISAGKEISQPVFIVHSESGAVPQGTKDFYTYLKGQKDIVWLNEYNQQQLYFEADAVNAAMSQVVYYLK, from the coding sequence ATGAAGCAGATAGCAGTAGCAGTAGCAATAGCTTTAAGCTTGATTGCCTGTAAAAACGAGACAAAAACGAATGACAAAAAAAATGATTTAGCAGTGGAAACAATAGTAGAAAAAACATCAAAAGAACAAAAAGAGATTCAGCAACTAATCACCTCATTCTTTAACAACGTGGATGAGCGAAATTGGAACGAAGTAGCTGCAAAAATGAGCGATTCAGTATATACAGATTATACCGCATTGGGTGGCGATGCTGGCTTTAAAACCCCAAATGAGATTTTGACAGGATGGAAAGCGATACTTCCCGGATTTGAACGTACGATACACCAAACTCACAATGAAGCAATATGGGTAGCAGGTAACCGTGCTTCGGCAACTTTGGATGCCATTGCAACGCATTATCTTAAGGGAGATTTTTGGACCGTATTTGTCGGATATGATACCGAATACATTAAGGAAAACGGTTCTTGGAAACTGGCAAGAATTGATTTAAGCCTTTATAATCAGGCAGGAAACAATGAATTATCTTCAAAGGCAATTGAAAACGTCAAAAATGGGAATATCCCACCCCTTGTAAAAGCCAATAATACAGAATCCATTGAAACCTTTTTTAGCTCATTGGAAAATAAAAATTTGAAAGGTGTCCTTTCCACATTAGAAGATAATATAATTCAAGAAATGCCATTTGCACCTAACAATTTTCCTAAATCTCTAAATGGAATTGAAGCTATGCGAACACAATATACTGGTGTAATGGATTATACCCAAAGTTATGAAAGAGAGTATTTTGGCACACCTAACCCAAATGTAATTTTAGTGAAGTATAATGGAACAATTACCACAGGCGAAGGGAAACCGTACAACAACTATTATGTAGGCATTTATGAACTCTCTAATAATAATAAAATTCAAAAATTTGTCGAGCAGTTCAATCCTAATATTCTCTTAAATGGTTGGCCAGGTTTACAACCTGAAACTTATTCGGTACATAAGGCTGGAGCAAAAACCAATAGCGGAGTGAAATTAGAAAAAGTGAATTTTAATTCTAATGGGGTAAGTCTTGCTGGTCATTTATTCTTACCGCCTAATTTTGACAGTACCAAAAAATATCCAACGGCAATAGTAACTGGAAGTTGGACAAGTGTAAAAGAGCAAATGCCTGATGAATATGCAAGTTTAATGGCAAAAAATGGTTTTATTACCTTAACATTTGATTTTACAGGATTTGGAGAAAGTGAAGGACAGCCTAGACAAGTGGAAGACTACAATTTAAAAATAGCTGACATAAAAGCAGCAGTCGACTATCTTTCACACCATCAAAATGTAGACACCGAACAGATTTCAGGATTGGGTGTTTGTGCAAGCTCAGGTTATATGGCGCACGCAACTGCACAAGATAAGCGAATTAAAAAATTAATCCTTATTGCGCCTTGGTTACACAATCCAGCAATTGCAAAAAGTATTTACGATATGCGTCCAAATGGAACTGATGGATTGCTTAATGCTGCAAAAAAAGCTAAAGAAAAATATGCCGAAACTGGCGAAATGGATTACGTACTTGCAGCAAGTGAACTTGACCCTTTGAGTGCAATGTACGTCCCTGAAAATGCTTTTGACTATTACCTTGACCCTGCCAAAGCAGCTGGAGCAAAGTATGACAATAGATTTGCGGTCAGCAGTTGGGAGCCTTGGTTGACTTTTAATGGAATTTCAGCAGGAAAAGAAATTTCACAACCTGTCTTTATTGTACACAGCGAAAGTGGTGCTGTTCCACAAGGAACTAAAGACTTCTATACTTATTTAAAGGGTCAAAAGGACATTGTCTGGCTAAATGAGTATAACCAACAGCAATTATACTTTGAAGCGGATGCGGTAAACGCTGCGATGAGCCAAGTAGTCTATTATCTAAAATAA
- a CDS encoding IS630 family transposase: MTKTWCIGVINAEFLARMENILRLYALPYDERYPVVCLDERPRFLIGDVVEGLSLKPGQVKRAHYEYQKNGSCCLFAAIEPLTGKRIAQVFDRRRKVEYAEFMQTVALQFPKAEKVRVIQDNLNTHNTSSFYERFDAQTAYALSQKFDFHYTPKKASWLNTIETEFSALSRLCLQRRIPTKEMLEQAVLQLVQERNDKHIKIGWKFSITDARSKLKRHYTNVNPVNKIL, from the coding sequence TTGACTAAAACCTGGTGTATTGGGGTGATTAACGCTGAGTTTTTAGCCAGAATGGAAAATATTTTACGGCTGTATGCCCTGCCCTACGATGAACGCTATCCAGTTGTTTGCCTGGATGAACGGCCGCGTTTTCTGATTGGGGATGTAGTGGAAGGACTTAGTCTAAAGCCAGGTCAAGTGAAACGAGCGCATTATGAATACCAAAAAAATGGTTCCTGCTGTCTGTTTGCTGCCATAGAGCCGCTCACTGGCAAGCGTATTGCTCAGGTGTTTGATCGCCGAAGGAAAGTAGAGTATGCTGAGTTTATGCAAACCGTAGCCTTACAGTTTCCCAAGGCTGAGAAAGTCAGGGTGATCCAGGATAATTTGAATACGCATAACACCAGTTCTTTCTATGAGCGTTTTGATGCTCAGACTGCTTATGCATTAAGTCAAAAGTTTGACTTCCACTATACACCTAAGAAGGCTTCCTGGTTAAACACGATTGAAACCGAGTTTTCTGCCTTGTCGCGTCTGTGTTTACAACGGCGGATCCCTACCAAAGAGATGCTGGAACAAGCAGTACTTCAGTTAGTCCAAGAACGCAATGACAAACACATCAAAATCGGCTGGAAGTTCTCCATCACTGATGCCCGAAGCAAACTAAAAAGACACTATACGAATGTAAATCCAGTCAATAAAATATTATAA
- a CDS encoding helix-turn-helix domain-containing protein — protein MKKAHVTLGEQDRQYLARLLQKGRLQARTYKRAVALLELDKGQTYTVVASIVQLSTVSLGKLAKKYHGQGLDCLYDAPRSGRPIRISPQQENQVILLSCSEAPKGYSQWSLRLLADKVVELGYCEHISHTQVNEILKKAD, from the coding sequence ATGAAAAAAGCACACGTAACACTAGGCGAGCAAGATCGGCAATACCTCGCCAGGTTGCTGCAGAAAGGGAGATTGCAAGCCAGAACCTACAAACGAGCAGTAGCTTTGCTAGAACTGGACAAAGGCCAAACCTATACGGTCGTGGCATCTATTGTGCAGTTGTCAACAGTTAGTTTAGGCAAACTGGCCAAAAAGTATCACGGGCAGGGGTTAGACTGTTTGTACGATGCTCCTCGGTCGGGACGTCCCATACGGATCAGCCCTCAACAGGAAAACCAAGTGATTCTGTTGTCTTGTAGTGAAGCCCCGAAAGGCTATAGCCAGTGGAGTTTGCGCTTACTAGCCGACAAAGTAGTGGAGTTGGGATATTGTGAGCATATATCACATACGCAGGTAAACGAGATTTTAAAAAAAGCAGATTAA
- a CDS encoding Rpn family recombination-promoting nuclease/putative transposase, whose amino-acid sequence MEQQREKYINPFTDYGFKRLFGEEPNKDLLLAFLNELLKNEQGRITELTYLKSDKLGSSEADRKAVFDLYCQNERGEKFIVELQKTKQKFFKDRTVYYSTFPIREQAQRGSDWTFELKAVYTIAILDFVFDEDQHEPNKFRYDVKLTDIDTCQIFYDKLTFIYLEMPKYTVN is encoded by the coding sequence ATGGAACAGCAAAGAGAGAAATACATTAATCCGTTTACCGATTACGGTTTCAAACGCCTATTTGGTGAGGAACCGAACAAGGATTTATTGCTAGCCTTTCTTAATGAATTGCTTAAAAACGAGCAGGGTCGTATTACCGAACTGACGTATTTAAAGTCTGATAAACTAGGCAGTAGCGAAGCAGATCGAAAGGCCGTCTTTGATCTATACTGTCAAAACGAGCGAGGCGAGAAGTTTATCGTTGAGCTTCAAAAGACCAAACAGAAGTTCTTCAAAGACCGGACAGTTTACTACTCTACGTTCCCTATCAGGGAACAGGCACAGCGAGGATCAGACTGGACTTTTGAGCTTAAAGCAGTGTATACGATTGCTATCCTAGACTTTGTTTTTGACGAAGACCAACACGAACCTAATAAGTTCAGATACGATGTAAAGCTGACAGATATTGATACCTGCCAAATATTTTACGATAAACTAACCTTCATATACCTAGAAATGCCTAAGTACACTGTAAACTAA
- a CDS encoding PD-(D/E)XK nuclease family transposase, with protein MKYYKLLNLQCTKFSMAAEELETGFDKWMYVIRNLNKLDRVPKELREGIFERLFEVAEIARFSPEEVQAYEDSLKSYRDLKNSLDTAFEEGIEQGIEQGIEKGIEQGIEQVARNGIKQGKSDELIMDLTGLSLEQVTYLKEKLKSEE; from the coding sequence ATAAAATATTATAAATTACTTAATTTACAATGCACTAAGTTTAGTATGGCTGCTGAAGAGTTAGAAACTGGCTTTGATAAATGGATGTACGTAATACGTAACCTAAATAAACTTGACAGAGTACCAAAAGAGTTACGAGAGGGAATCTTTGAAAGATTGTTTGAAGTAGCCGAGATTGCCCGATTTAGCCCTGAGGAAGTACAAGCCTACGAAGATAGTTTAAAATCATATCGAGATTTAAAGAACTCCTTGGATACGGCTTTTGAAGAAGGCATTGAACAGGGTATCGAACAGGGTATTGAGAAAGGCATCGAACAAGGTATAGAGCAAGTAGCACGCAATGGGATCAAGCAGGGAAAAAGCGATGAGCTAATTATGGATTTAACCGGATTATCATTAGAGCAGGTAACGTACTTGAAGGAAAAACTGAAAAGCGAAGAGTAG
- a CDS encoding zinc-dependent metalloprotease, translating to MHKLFLLSLALLFSAASAFAQDTISEKTEGMEKYDGYFPIYWDANEGKIYLEVDKLDTEFLYYTTLASGAGSNDIGLDRGRLGRPQVVEFRRIGSKVLLVEPNQRYRAVSDDQNEQRAVAESFAESVIYGFEVAAQEDKRVLIDLTTFALSDIYGISQMIKRTKQGTFSVDDSRSAIYLPRTKNFPKNTEIESTLTFTGKDAGAYLQSISPDNGAVTVRQHHSFVELPDDNYKPRTFDPRSGYMSVQYMDYATPVDQPITQRLIRRHRLKKKDPTAEVSEAVEPIVYYMDPGAPEPIRSALMDGMRWWNQAYEAAGYRNAFQVELLPEDADPMDIRYNLVQWVHRSTRGWSYGGSIYDPRTGEIIKGKVTLGSLRVRQDFLIASGLVAEYEKDEPVSDEMMKMSLQRLRQLAAHEVGHTLGLVHNYTASVNERASVMDYPHPKVDIDNGKLNLSDAYDDGIGAWDKVAITYGYQDFPEGTNEEESLNEILQQSIDDGLLFISDRDARAVSGAHPYAHLWDNGADAADELKRVIEVRQIALKNLSEKKIPFGQPLATLEEVLVPMYLFHRYQIEAAAKLVGGLNYTYAVRGDGQDPLEVVDGRKQREAIDALLETVSPKALAIPENVLNLLPPYPLGFYENEREIFKSRTGITFDPIAAAESAANFTLGLLLNHERATRMIDFASRESGVPSFADLTDKLIQKTFGASYRARGYEGELQRLVERLVLTHLIQLASNEAAAEQARAMATLRVNDVKQLLTNQRSAADTPEQAHQAYLLRQITQFENNPEDMSLPDPLSPPDGSPIGQGGLDYLHPAAWCPHGHE from the coding sequence ATGCATAAGCTTTTTCTACTGAGCCTAGCCCTGTTATTTTCTGCTGCCTCAGCCTTTGCTCAAGATACTATTTCTGAAAAAACCGAAGGAATGGAAAAGTACGACGGGTACTTTCCGATCTACTGGGATGCCAACGAAGGTAAAATCTATTTGGAGGTTGACAAACTGGACACTGAGTTTCTGTACTACACTACCTTAGCCTCTGGAGCAGGCTCCAACGATATTGGTCTCGACCGGGGGCGGTTGGGCCGTCCGCAGGTGGTGGAGTTTCGGCGAATTGGAAGCAAAGTACTGCTGGTAGAACCTAACCAACGTTATCGAGCCGTATCCGACGATCAGAACGAACAACGAGCCGTGGCCGAGTCTTTTGCCGAATCGGTGATCTACGGTTTTGAGGTAGCTGCCCAGGAAGATAAGCGCGTGCTGATTGACCTAACCACGTTTGCGCTAAGCGATATTTACGGCATCAGCCAGATGATTAAACGAACCAAGCAGGGCACTTTTAGTGTAGATGACTCTCGTTCGGCAATCTATTTACCACGTACCAAAAACTTCCCGAAAAATACTGAGATTGAGAGTACACTAACCTTCACTGGAAAAGATGCGGGAGCGTACCTCCAATCTATTTCGCCCGATAATGGTGCGGTTACCGTTCGCCAGCACCACTCTTTCGTAGAATTGCCCGACGATAATTATAAACCGCGGACTTTCGATCCTCGCTCCGGCTATATGTCAGTACAGTACATGGACTACGCCACTCCGGTAGACCAGCCCATCACGCAACGGCTCATTCGTCGGCACCGCCTGAAGAAGAAAGATCCAACCGCCGAAGTAAGCGAAGCAGTGGAACCCATTGTGTACTACATGGATCCCGGAGCCCCGGAACCAATCCGCTCAGCACTGATGGACGGAATGCGCTGGTGGAACCAGGCTTACGAAGCAGCAGGCTACCGTAATGCCTTTCAGGTAGAACTGCTACCGGAAGATGCTGACCCGATGGACATTCGCTACAATTTAGTGCAGTGGGTACACCGCTCTACCCGGGGCTGGTCCTACGGCGGTAGTATCTACGACCCGCGTACCGGAGAAATCATTAAAGGAAAGGTGACGCTCGGCTCGCTGCGGGTTCGTCAGGACTTTCTGATTGCTTCCGGTCTAGTGGCGGAGTACGAAAAAGACGAACCTGTTTCGGACGAGATGATGAAAATGTCGTTGCAACGCCTCCGGCAACTGGCTGCTCACGAAGTGGGGCATACGCTAGGCTTGGTTCATAATTACACCGCTTCAGTCAACGAGCGAGCTTCAGTGATGGACTACCCGCACCCGAAAGTAGATATTGATAACGGCAAACTAAACTTGTCGGATGCGTACGACGACGGTATTGGCGCGTGGGACAAGGTAGCCATCACCTATGGCTATCAAGACTTTCCCGAAGGCACAAACGAGGAAGAATCTCTGAATGAAATACTGCAACAATCCATTGACGACGGACTGCTATTTATCTCTGACCGCGATGCTCGGGCAGTGAGCGGAGCCCACCCCTACGCCCACCTGTGGGATAACGGAGCGGATGCGGCAGATGAACTGAAGCGCGTAATAGAAGTACGTCAGATTGCCCTGAAAAACTTATCTGAAAAGAAAATTCCGTTCGGGCAGCCCCTGGCCACGCTGGAAGAAGTACTGGTACCTATGTATCTGTTTCACCGCTATCAGATAGAAGCTGCCGCCAAATTGGTGGGTGGATTAAACTATACCTATGCTGTGCGCGGCGACGGGCAGGATCCGCTGGAAGTAGTAGACGGACGGAAGCAACGCGAGGCCATTGATGCCTTATTAGAAACCGTGTCACCTAAGGCTCTGGCGATTCCTGAGAACGTGCTTAACTTGCTCCCACCCTACCCTTTGGGTTTTTACGAAAACGAGCGTGAGATATTCAAATCGCGCACTGGAATTACATTTGATCCTATTGCTGCCGCCGAATCTGCTGCCAACTTTACGTTGGGCTTACTGCTGAACCACGAACGGGCTACCCGTATGATTGACTTTGCCTCCCGCGAAAGTGGTGTTCCTAGTTTTGCCGATTTAACGGATAAACTCATTCAAAAAACCTTCGGGGCATCTTACCGAGCCCGCGGTTACGAAGGTGAGCTGCAACGTTTGGTAGAGCGATTGGTGCTTACCCATCTTATTCAGCTAGCCAGCAACGAAGCAGCCGCCGAACAAGCCCGGGCGATGGCTACGCTTCGGGTAAACGATGTAAAACAACTACTCACTAACCAAAGAAGCGCAGCCGATACTCCCGAACAGGCGCATCAGGCTTATCTATTACGGCAGATTACCCAGTTTGAAAATAATCCCGAAGATATGTCGCTACCCGACCCACTTAGTCCCCCAGATGGCTCGCCTATTGGGCAGGGTGGGCTAGATTATCTGCATCCGGCAGCTTGGTGCCCTCACGGGCATGAGTGA
- a CDS encoding helix-turn-helix domain-containing protein, translated as MKHFSTLKEYCHGINISPPKWAEFDIRSFEENMQTVNQQMPKFKHEFYVIAVKINGGGFASTGNYSTKDLKATVFFNSPYQILSWDIVPDWKGYYIIFSDGFFRRTRTSKRITEAYPYLLIDNTIPMKVSAQEAKFYAKLFSDMYFEFQLNESDSKDIIANYLEILLRKVGRLYKQTATDFPITQNERKRDLEVVSRFKTLLDVSFQPNKEYNEELYPHQVQFYAIKLNLHPNHFNAIVKRITEKSASGHIYSHILSLAKSRLKNTNESIKEIAFGLYYNYPNHFASFFKGQTKMTPSQYRKSLK; from the coding sequence ATGAAACATTTCTCAACTTTAAAGGAATATTGCCACGGAATAAATATCTCGCCACCTAAATGGGCGGAATTTGACATACGCAGTTTTGAGGAAAATATGCAAACTGTAAACCAACAGATGCCAAAATTTAAGCACGAATTTTATGTTATTGCGGTTAAAATTAATGGTGGCGGCTTTGCAAGCACGGGCAATTATTCCACAAAAGACTTGAAAGCTACCGTATTTTTCAATTCGCCCTACCAAATCCTATCTTGGGATATCGTACCAGACTGGAAAGGTTACTACATTATTTTTTCGGATGGTTTTTTTCGAAGGACACGAACATCAAAACGTATTACAGAAGCCTATCCTTACTTGTTAATAGACAATACTATTCCAATGAAAGTTTCAGCACAAGAAGCTAAATTCTATGCGAAGCTATTCTCGGATATGTATTTTGAGTTTCAGCTCAATGAAAGTGACAGTAAAGATATTATTGCTAACTACCTTGAAATCCTACTGCGAAAAGTTGGCAGACTTTATAAGCAAACAGCAACAGATTTTCCCATAACGCAAAACGAGAGAAAAAGGGATTTAGAGGTTGTGAGCCGTTTCAAAACCTTATTGGATGTTAGTTTTCAGCCCAACAAGGAATATAACGAAGAATTATATCCACATCAGGTTCAATTTTATGCAATTAAATTAAACTTGCATCCCAATCATTTTAATGCCATTGTAAAGAGGATAACAGAAAAATCAGCTTCCGGCCATATTTACTCGCACATCCTTTCTCTTGCCAAATCCCGCTTAAAAAATACGAATGAAAGCATCAAGGAAATAGCTTTTGGTCTATACTACAATTATCCGAACCATTTTGCCAGTTTCTTCAAAGGACAAACAAAAATGACACCTTCCCAATACAGAAAATCGCTCAAATAG